One window of Catonella massiliensis genomic DNA carries:
- a CDS encoding ATP-binding protein, translating into MFYCREEELRTMNNRYKKGRFECVVIYGRRRVGKTALINEFCKGKPTVYFSALNASSQENLEALSKAIYTCQNSDSTSAPTYRSYEDALEAITGMAMEKRLVFVIDEYPYLAKAEKSISSRLQHIIDHSWQDSRIYLILCGSSMSFMEYQVLGYESPLYGRRTAQFKIQALTYREITEFHRELKAADQALLYGVTGGIPHYINKLDVESNLDEALLDNLFSTSSYLFEEPENLLKQELREPAIYNSVISAIAAGASHSNEISTKVGLESGVCAKYLKVLLDLGILKKETPITEKSGKKTIYVIDDNFFRFWYRFVPRNMSVISAGRMRLVYEQAVKHFYPDYMGLVFEKMCQEYLLRYAKDLPILLSNVGQWWGTDSKTRKEVQIDIVGVPVDGNEYLIGSCKYRNEKIGIEELELLRRYAAVFRQNGIFHYYIFSKGGFTPALLEAEMQGEVTLLTLEDLYR; encoded by the coding sequence ATGTTTTATTGTAGGGAAGAAGAACTCCGCACCATGAACAACCGCTATAAAAAGGGCCGGTTTGAGTGTGTTGTCATTTATGGGAGGCGACGCGTAGGTAAAACCGCCCTGATCAACGAATTTTGCAAAGGAAAACCTACCGTCTATTTTTCCGCCCTAAACGCATCCTCTCAGGAAAATCTAGAAGCGCTCTCCAAGGCGATTTATACCTGTCAGAACTCGGACAGCACCAGTGCTCCTACCTATCGGAGCTATGAGGACGCACTGGAGGCTATTACCGGGATGGCGATGGAGAAACGGTTGGTATTTGTCATTGATGAATACCCATATCTTGCGAAAGCGGAAAAGTCGATTTCCTCCAGGCTCCAGCATATCATTGATCATAGCTGGCAGGACAGCAGGATTTATCTCATACTGTGTGGCTCCTCTATGAGCTTTATGGAATACCAGGTGCTGGGGTATGAAAGCCCTCTGTATGGGCGGCGCACGGCGCAGTTTAAGATTCAGGCGCTGACCTACCGGGAGATTACTGAGTTTCATCGCGAACTGAAAGCCGCCGACCAGGCGCTTTTATATGGCGTGACTGGCGGCATTCCGCACTATATCAATAAACTGGATGTGGAAAGCAATTTGGACGAAGCTCTTTTGGATAACCTGTTCAGCACCTCCAGTTACCTGTTTGAGGAGCCGGAAAATTTGTTAAAGCAGGAACTGCGAGAGCCGGCCATCTACAACTCTGTCATTTCAGCGATTGCCGCAGGAGCCAGCCACTCCAACGAGATTTCCACAAAGGTCGGATTGGAATCCGGAGTATGTGCGAAGTACTTGAAGGTATTGCTGGATTTAGGAATTTTGAAAAAAGAAACGCCGATTACGGAGAAGTCTGGCAAGAAAACGATCTATGTCATTGACGATAACTTTTTCCGTTTTTGGTATCGTTTCGTTCCCCGGAATATGTCTGTAATCAGCGCCGGGCGGATGCGTCTTGTCTATGAACAGGCGGTGAAACACTTTTACCCTGATTATATGGGACTGGTATTTGAAAAAATGTGCCAGGAATATTTGCTTCGCTATGCGAAAGACCTACCGATTCTGCTGAGTAATGTGGGACAGTGGTGGGGAACGGATTCCAAGACCCGTAAGGAGGTACAGATTGACATTGTGGGGGTGCCGGTAGATGGAAACGAGTATCTGATTGGTTCCTGTAAATATCGGAATGAGAAGATTGGAATTGAGGAATTGGAACTGCTACGCAGATATGCGGCAGTATTTCGCCAGAACGGAATCTTCCACTATTATATTTTTTCCAAGGGGGGCTTTACGCCGGCACTGTTGGAGGCAGAAATGCAGGGAGAAGTTACACTGCTGACACTTGAGGACCTCTATAGGTAA
- the uvrC gene encoding excinuclease ABC subunit UvrC, which yields MFNIEEELKKLPTKPGVYIMHNELDEIIYVGKAISLKNRVRQYFQSINRHSPKIKRMVENIDHFEYIITDSELEALVLECNLIKEHRPKYNTMMKDDKSYPYIKVTVDEEYPRVMFTRKRGKDKAKYFGPYPAHISETLELIHKIYKIRTCRRNLPKDIGKERPCLNYQIGRCDGVCQGYVEPSEYRKRIDEVIKFLNGDYEPILKMITDKMMEASEKLEFEEAANYRDMLTHVKRFSDRQKINSNENVDDRDVLALAKSGKEAVMQVFFIRGGRLIGREHFSLDEVGDDEKGAIYTDFIKQYYTGTPFIPKDIMLADEPEEKELLSEWLATKRGSKVNILVPKRGEKAGLTELAYKNAAMVLNQDSERNKREQARTLGAVKELRDLLGISNDIKRIESYDISNTSGYENVGSMVVFEDGKPKKNDYRKFKIKGVVGPNDYASMEEVLTRRFEHGLKEKEELKILEKAGSRKEGKFSNFPDIILMDGGRGQINICLKVLEKLGIDIAVAGLVKDDRHRTRGIYYNNVEQPIDTHGELFKLITRIQDETHRFAIEYHKLLRGKNQVHSVLDDIKGIGKVRRKALMKHFASLDDIKKATEEELAAVEGMNEGAARAVWEFFRN from the coding sequence ATGTTTAACATAGAGGAAGAACTTAAGAAGCTGCCCACAAAGCCCGGAGTCTACATTATGCACAATGAGCTCGATGAAATCATCTATGTGGGCAAGGCGATAAGCCTTAAAAATAGAGTCCGTCAGTATTTTCAGAGCATTAACAGACATTCTCCCAAGATAAAGAGGATGGTTGAAAATATAGACCATTTTGAATACATAATAACTGATTCTGAGCTTGAAGCCCTGGTACTGGAGTGTAACCTGATTAAGGAGCACCGCCCTAAGTACAATACCATGATGAAGGATGATAAGAGCTACCCTTATATCAAGGTGACAGTGGATGAGGAGTATCCAAGGGTTATGTTTACCAGAAAGAGGGGGAAGGATAAGGCTAAGTATTTTGGCCCATATCCTGCCCATATTAGCGAGACTTTGGAGCTCATTCACAAGATATATAAGATAAGAACCTGCAGGAGAAATCTGCCCAAAGACATAGGAAAGGAGCGCCCTTGCCTCAACTATCAGATAGGCAGGTGTGACGGAGTCTGTCAGGGCTATGTGGAGCCAAGCGAGTACAGAAAGAGGATAGATGAGGTAATCAAGTTCTTAAATGGGGATTACGAGCCTATCTTGAAAATGATTACCGACAAGATGATGGAAGCCTCTGAAAAGCTTGAATTTGAAGAAGCTGCCAACTACAGGGATATGCTAACCCATGTAAAGAGATTTAGCGACAGGCAGAAGATAAACTCCAATGAAAATGTAGACGACAGAGATGTGCTGGCTCTTGCAAAGTCCGGGAAAGAAGCCGTGATGCAGGTGTTTTTCATAAGGGGAGGCAGGCTTATAGGCCGCGAACATTTCTCCTTAGATGAGGTTGGAGATGATGAAAAGGGGGCCATTTATACAGACTTTATAAAGCAGTATTACACCGGAACTCCTTTCATACCCAAGGACATTATGCTTGCGGATGAGCCGGAGGAGAAGGAGCTTTTGTCAGAATGGCTAGCGACCAAAAGGGGAAGCAAGGTAAATATACTGGTGCCTAAAAGAGGTGAAAAGGCAGGGCTTACGGAGCTTGCTTACAAAAATGCTGCCATGGTACTTAATCAGGACAGCGAGAGGAATAAGAGGGAGCAGGCAAGGACTCTTGGCGCAGTAAAGGAGCTTCGCGACCTGCTTGGCATCTCAAATGATATAAAGAGGATAGAATCCTACGATATATCCAACACCAGTGGCTATGAAAATGTTGGCTCTATGGTAGTATTTGAAGACGGCAAGCCTAAGAAGAATGACTATAGGAAGTTTAAAATCAAGGGAGTAGTGGGCCCTAATGACTATGCCTCTATGGAAGAAGTCCTTACAAGGAGATTTGAGCATGGCTTAAAGGAAAAGGAAGAGCTTAAAATCCTTGAGAAGGCAGGAAGCAGGAAAGAGGGCAAATTCTCAAACTTCCCTGACATTATCCTTATGGATGGTGGAAGGGGGCAGATAAATATTTGCCTAAAGGTGCTTGAAAAGCTGGGCATAGACATAGCCGTAGCAGGTCTTGTAAAGGACGACAGGCATAGAACAAGGGGAATATATTATAACAATGTAGAGCAGCCTATAGACACACATGGGGAACTATTCAAGCTCATTACAAGGATACAGGATGAAACTCATAGATTTGCGATAGAGTATCACAAGCTATTAAGAGGAAAGAATCAGGTTCATTCCGTGCTGGATGACATAAAGGGCATAGGCAAGGTAAGAAGAAAGGCTCTTATGAAGCATTTTGCCTCTCTGGATGATATAAAGAAGGCGACTGAGGAAGAACTAGCCGCTGTGGAAGGCATGAATGAAGGGGCAGCTAGGGCAGTGTGGGAGTTTTTTAGGAATTAG